From a region of the Tiliqua scincoides isolate rTilSci1 chromosome 4, rTilSci1.hap2, whole genome shotgun sequence genome:
- the CSE1L gene encoding exportin-2, with amino-acid sequence MELSDANLQTLTEYLRKTLDPDPAIRRPAEKFLESVEGSQNYPLLLLTLLEKSQDNVIKVCASVTFKNYIKRNWRIIEDEPNKICDTDRIAIKSNIVHLMLSSPEQIQKQLSDAISIIGREDFPQKWPDLLTEMVNRFQSGDFHIINGVLHTAHSLFKRYRHEFKSNELWTEIKLVLDAFALPLTNLFKATIELCSTHANDASALKVLFSSLILIAKLFYSLNFQDLPEFFEDNMETWMMNFHNLLTLDNKLLQTDDEEEAGLLELLKSQICDNAALYAQKYDEEFQPYLPRFVTAIWNLLVTTGQEVKYDLLVSNAIQFLASVCERPHYKHLFEDQNTLTSICEKVIVPNMEFRAADEEAFEDNSEEYIRRDLEGSDIDTRRRAACDLVRGLCKFFEGPVTAIFSGYVNSMLQEYAKNPSVNWKHKDAAIYLVTSLASKAQTQKHGITQANELVNLTEFFVNHILPDLKSPNVNEFPVLKADGIKYIMIFRNQVPKEQLLVSIPLLINHLQAESIVVHTYAAHALERLFTMKGTNNTTLITAAEMAPYVEMLLTNLFKALTLPGSSENEYIMKAIMRSFSLLQEAIIPYIPSLITQLTQKLLAVSKNPSKPHFNHYMFESICLSIRITCKANPAAVGSFEDALFMVFTEILQNDVQEFIPYVFQVMSLLLEMHKNDIPSSYMALFPHLLQPVLWERSGNIPPLVRLLQAYLERGASTIANAAADKIPGLLGVFQKLIASKLNDHQGFYLLNSIVEHMPPESIDQYRKQIFILLFQRLQNSKTTKFIKSFLVFINLYCVKYGALALQEIFDSIQPKMFGMVLEKIIIPEIQKVSGQVEKKICAVGITKILTECPPMMDTEYTKLWTPLLQALIGLFELPEDDTLPDEEHFIDIEDTPGYQTAFSQLAFAGKKEHDPVGQIVNNPKIHLAQSLHRLSTACPGRVPSMLSTSLNAEALQFLQGYLQAASVTLL; translated from the exons ATGGAGCTGAGTGATGCCAATCTACAAACTTTGACAGAATACTTAAGGAAGACACTGGATCCTGATCCTGCCATAAGGCGTCCTG CGGAAAAATTTCTTGAATCAGTTGAAGGAAGCCAGAATTATCCACTGCTGCTCTTAACACTGCTAGAGAAGTCACAAGATAATGTCATCAAAGTCTGTGCATCTGTCACATTCAAGAACTACATTAAAAGAAACTGGAGAATT ATTGAAGATGAACCAAATAAAATATGCGATACTGACAGGATTGCCATTAAATCCAACATTGTACACCTGATGCTCAGCAGTCCAGAGCAAATTCAGAAACAG CTAAGTGATGCCATTAGTATAATTGGTAGAGAAGATTTCCCTCAGAAATGGCCAGACCTTCTCACAGAAATGGTGAATCGATTTCAGAGTGGAGATTTCCATATTATTAATGGAGTCCTTCACACAGCACACTCTTTATTCAAAAG GTATCGTCATGAGTTTAAATCAAATGAACTGTGGACGGAGATCAAACTTGTCCTTGATGCCTTTGCATTACCCTTGACAAATCTTTTTAAG GCCACAATTGAACTTTGCAGTACTCATGCAAATGATGCCAGTGCTCTGAAAGTTCTCTTCTCCTCTCTAATTCTGATTGCTAAACTGTTCTACAGTTTAAATTTTCAG GATCTTCCTGAATTTTTTGAAGATAACATGGAAACCTGGATGATGAATTTCCATAATCTTTTAACTTTGGATAACAAACTGTTACAGACAGAT GATGAAGAGGAAGCTGGTCTGCTGGAGCTTCTGAAATCCCAGATTTGTGATAATGCAGCTCTGTATGCCCAAAAATATGATGAAGAATTTCAACCTTACCTGCCCCGTTTTGTTACAGCCATCTGGAATTTGTTAGTAACAACAGGTCAAGAAGTTAAATATGACTTG TTGGTAAGTAATGCCATCCAGTTCCTGGCTTCTGTTTGTGAAAGACCCCATTATAAGCACCTCTTTGAAGACCAGAACACACTGACCAGTATTTGTGAAAAAGTTATTGTTCCCAACATGGAATTTAGAG CTGCTGATGAAGAAGCTTTTGAAGATAATTCTGAAGAATATATTAGAAGAGATTTGGAAGGATCTG ATATTGACACCAGACGCAGGGCAGCCTGTGACCTTGTCAGGGGTCTGTGTAAGTTTTTTGAAGGACCTGTGACAGCAATCTTTTCTGGTTATGTTAACTCTATGCTGCAAGAATATGCAAAGAATCCATCTGTCAACTGGAAGCATAAAGATGCTGCTATTTACCTTGTAACATCTTTGGCGTCAAAAGCTCAGACTCAAAAG CATGGAATAACACAAGCCAATGAACTAGTAAACCTGACGGAATTCTTTGTGAATCATATTCTACCAGACCTAAAGTCTCCTAATG tGAATGAATTTCCTGTGCTTAAGGCTGATGGTATCAAATACATTATGATTTTCAGGAACCAA GTACCTAAAGAACAACTTTTAGTGTCGATTCCTCTCCTGATAAATCATCTTCAAGCAGAAAGTATTGTTGTTCATACTTATGCAGCTCATGCTCTTGAAAGATTATTTACAATGAAGGGAACTAACAATACTACACT GATTACAGCTGCAGAGATGGCACCGTATGTAGAAATGCTGCTGACAAATCTTTTTAAAGCTCTGACACTTCCAGGGTCATctgaaaatgaatatattatgaAAG CTATCATGAGAAGTTTTTCTCTGCTTCAGGAGGCCATAATTCCCTATATCCCTTCTCTCATCACTCAACTCACACAAAAACTGCTCGCTGTCAGTAAG AATCCAAGCAAGCCTCACTTCAATCATTACATGTTTGAATCAATTTGCTTGTCTATAAGGATAACTTGCAAAGCAAACCCTGCTGCTGTTGGAAGCTTTGAAGATGCATTGTTCATGGTGTTCACTGAGATTCTGCAGAATGATGTGCAag AGTTCATTCCGTATGTATTTCAAGTGATGTCTCTACTCCTGGAGATGCATAAAAATGATATTCCATCATCCTACATGGCCTTATTTCCACATCTGCTCCAGCCAGTCTTGTGGGAGAGATCAGGAAACATCCCCCCTCTGGTGAGACTCCTTCAGGCCTACTTGGAGAGAGGTGCCAGTACGATAGCAAATGCTGCAGCTGACAAAATT cCTGGACTGCTAGGAGTGTTCCAGAAACTTATTGCTTCTAAACTTAATGACCATCAGGGATTCTATCTTCTCAACAGTATTGTAGAGCATATGCCTCC TGAATCCATTGATCAATACAGAAAGCAGATCTTCATACTGCTATTCCAAAGACTTCAGAATTCCAAAACAACAAAATTTATCAAAA GTTTCTTAGTGTTTATCAACTTATACTGTGTAAAATACGGAGCATTAGCACTTCAAGAAATATTTGACAGTATACAGCCAAA GATGTTTGGAATGGTTTTGGAGAAAATCATAATACCAGAAATACAGAAAGTATCTGGACAAGTGGAGAAGAAAATCTGTGCAGTTGGCATCACAAAAATACTCACAGAATGCCCTCCAATGATGGACACAGAGTACACAAAACTGTG GACGCCTCTCCTTCAGGCCCTCATTGGTCTCTTTGAGTTGCCTGAAGATGATACCCTTCCTGATGAAGAACATTTCATTGACATTGAAGACACCCCAGGTTACCAGACTGCATTCTCTCAGCTTGCATTTGCTGGGAAAAAAGAACATGATCCAGTGGGCCAAATTGTCAACAATCCTAAAATCCATCTTGCTCAGTCTCTTCATAGATTGTCTACTGCATGTCCAGGCAGG GTACCCTCAATGCTGAGTACTAGCCTGAATGCAGAAGCTTTGCAGTTTCTTCAAGGATACTTACAAGCTGCAAGCGTGACTTTGCTGTGA